GCATATTCACTTTAACTAAATCTATGCATCAACCATAATCACCGTAAAAATTGATTAGTATTAATttggattaattaaataaaagagacAATAATATTagataagaaagaaagaaaatcaataattaatcACGTTAACGCTAAGCATGATAGAGAAGGCCAACCAAACCAAGCACGTCTTATATTATGGTCTATGCATATTAATTGCAACCATTAATATTCACACCAACACTATGCCTTTCATTTCCCTTGTTCTTGGAGACCACATATGGACACAATCTTAAATACCCTCGTACCCATAATACTAAATTTATCCAACTATTGCTGATGTGTTAATTATCTAGTGGTGCTTAATCGAGAGGGAAACTGGGCCCCAGTTAGCAAAGTTAGACTAATTGTTATACTGTCATCATTTACGTATCAACATGCACTCGCACACTTGCATGACGTTTTGGACTGACTTCATAATACACGACATATAAGCATGTTCAAGCGTCACATTTATCGTATAATTAAATGCAAATTACTAATCACAATAAATCATACATATTCATTCTAACCCTACGATTCATTAAAATGTCACTTATATTAAAATGACATtcaaccataaattttcttaGCCTCAAATGATTGTCGCCTATCTATTACACATAATATAGGAGAATTAATAAAGTGTTCCTTTGACCGAAGGAgaattttgttggatttttttcattatttaatgatttaattttaataataattttgattattttatttttaatataatattattctttttataaaaagtcaaatttattaatgtaatattgaATAATATGTAAGTCAAGTAATAGACTTAAATGATCTATAATATATGGATAAAGTTGGATGTCATGCTTAATAATTCTGATAGTACGACATATTTCGTAATTgctataaattatttgatttaaatcaTTGTTACGAACACATGTGAGTATGAGTATTCTATATAATAAGtttgtataaaattaaatcataaaatatttaatctctctttataaatattttaattgaattgaCCGTGACACACCACTAAGCCtaaatctttccatttttatattataaagcATCCCATgtcttcaataatttaaatttagtccttttgtaaaattttaataaattttaatttctatctaatcaattaattagttttatcaagattcttcttcattaattaaaccaaacaaaaacaaaaaagaaaaagaaaatttgagatcaatattaattttttttttgttctcttctgaTTTCGCGCCGAGCGACagttataatttaatccaGAATCCCGTATTTTGAAAGATACCTCCCTCCACTACACAAATCCGCCATTGAAATCCATTGAAATCCATTGAAAtccattgttttttcttctagaaCTGTGTAACCCGTGCATCCATTTTTGAAGGTGCTCCAATTTTCATCTGCTCCCTGCTGaggtattttcatttttttggttatGTTTTGCATCAATTCTTAGAAAATCGTCAACAAGATGTTTGTTAAAATGCTTATTCTAGACACTATTCTCAATTTGGGATTTTGGGTTCTCGATTTGCCAAGGCTTACTCGGAGTGATCGCTAATAATTGGCTATGCTGGTCACAAAACTCAAATCGATgatgaaaaattagaaaacccCACCAATGTTTTTGGGGGGCGTTCCTTTTTCTGTTTAGGTTGTGCTGTGTTGAGtgaaatttgtgtttgtttacGTCCTATATTTGGCTGTTTTCAATGTCGTAAATTAAGGGATGTAGCTGAGTTGTCTGCAGATAAGACTATCTTCTACGTCGGCTCGGTTTCACGGGTTTACATGAACAAGTCATAGGTGCCGCcgtttgttttgatttgttgaaTTCGTTTTCAATTCATTCCCACACACCTCGTCCTTCAATTCCTACACGCATCTGCAGTGTTTAATTAGGAggtgtattttcttttctgtccACTATATTGTAATAATTCCTTGGATTTTGATTTGCCTGCGATCTTTGTATCTTGCCTTGAGATTCATATAGCAGGATTTTGTTGGGTTCTTCTGTATAGACCTTTTATTTTGCTTGATGGGGGCCAAAAGTTCAAGGGAGGCCTCGTTCTATCGCTCaactccttcttcttcttcttcttcgtggGATCGCGGTGGGTATTCTCATTCGTCATACGGACATGAAACCCCAAGTCATAGGCCTCAGCAATCGTATTCTCAATCTTCATATGGACATGAGACCCCAAGTTATATGCCTCAGCCAACCTATCCTTCCCAGCAGTATTATACATCCCCTCCTCAAGAGGCCTATGGGAACGTCGATAATGGCAGGAGATTGGATAGGAGATACTCGATGATTGCTGATGATTACCATTCGTTAGAAGAGGTAATTTGTAAATGGGTTTAGGATTTGAATGGGAATTGATGCATACTTTACATTTATGGAATGGtctgttgaatcttcttctcGTTAGAAGAGGTAATTTGTAAATGGGTTTAGGATTTGAATGGGAATTGATGCATACTTAACATTTATGGAGTGGtctgttgaatcttcttctttaCGCTTCATTTACATCTGTTGTTTATCTCATTTATAAAGgaactttaaaagaaaatcgaCCCTTTAATCAGGGGATTTGCTTTGCTTCTTAGAGAGATGAAGTAATCTTCAGTCTTTTTCAGGTAACACAGGCTCTTAGAGTTGCTGGCCTCGAGTCTTCCAATCTTATTGTTGGCATTGATTTCACCAAGAGCAATGAGTGGACAGGTGAAGcattaattcttttcttttttgcttacAATATATGGGCTAATGTTTGTAGTGGGTCATTCCAATTTGgcatatacattttcaaatAGGTGCAAGGTCGTTTAATAGACGGAGCCTACATCATATTGGAGACCACCCAAATCCTTATCAACAGGCCATATCAATTATTGGAAAAACATTGGCTGCTTTTGACGATGATAGCTTAATTCCCTGCTTTGGATTTGGAGATGGTTggtatcttttcttttctttacaaaGCTCCTGACACGTTAAAAGGGTTGCCGCTCACTTTACTGAATTGGCAGTATCAACTCATGATCAAGAGGTCTTCAGTTTCTTCCCAGATGAGGAGAAAGTTTGCAATGGATTTGAAGAAGTATTGAGTCGTTACCAAGAAATTGCCCCACATCTACGACTTGCAGGTTTGTTTAATACATCTACAATGCCTTTCTGATATTTGAAGGACTTGTCTCTTTGATATCGAATTTGATCTTTAATTCTCCTGGCTTTGTGGTAGGACCGACTTCATTTGCACCTGTTATTGAAATGGCCATGACCATTGTCGAGCAGAGTGGAGGTCAATACCATGTCTTGCTAATAATTGCAGATGGACAGGTAGGTCTAAATGTCTGATTTCCTGCGTttatgtgagattccacgtcagttggagaggggaacaaaacattctttataagggtgtggaaacctctccctagcagacgtgttttaaaaactttgagggaaagcccgaaagggaaagctcaaggaggacaatatctgttagcggtgggcttgagcggttaccgtttaaattattagattatcTGTTTGCtacttcatatattttttaagtgtTTCCCTATGCTCAGGTGACTAGAAGTGTAGATACAGAACGCGGGACACTTAGTCCACAGGAACAAAAGACTGTTGATGCCATTGTTGAAGCAAGGTGAAAATGGAGCTCTTACATTCCTCCTGCTCCCTGCTTTTACTCTCCACAGCTCTAAGCACTACGTCTCTCCGTGCAATAATAGTATATGCTTTCATTTCACTGCAGCAAGTTCCCTCTGTCAATTGTTTTAGTTGGAGTTGGAGATGGCCCCTGGGATATGATGAGAGAATTTGACGACAATATCCCATCACGCGCATTTGATAATTTTCAGGTTGTGTTATTAGTTTCATTCATCTCTACATACATACTTACATACctatatatacatgtatatGCATACATACACTTATATGCACGGATGCAGACTTTGCAGTTCtatattttcctctttcgTCCTCTCTGCCATCGAGGTTccgttttatttttcattaactCTCTCTTCCGCTGTCTAGTTTGTAAATTTCTCAGAAATTATGTCAAAGAATATACCTACATCTCGGAAAGAAACTGAGTTTGCTCTTGCTGCACTAATGGAGATTCCCTCCCAGTACAAGGCTACGATGGAGCTTGGTGTTTTGGGGTAAGAGGTTATTTCCTGCTTCAGTTTTTCTTTTGCATCTGAAGTAATTGTTTATTGTCATCTTTTAATTCTGTGCCTCAGTTTTGATCCAGAACTTGTATTAGAACTATAAAATCTTTGATGGGTCTCAGAAACAATCCTAATGTCTcctgttttctatttttcctaTTGATGACGTTTTTGTTTACTCGAGCAGTGATCACAAAAGCGTGTCGCCTCAGAGAGTTGCACTTCCTCCACCAGTCTATGGCGCAGCAGCTTCTTTTGGTAGTTCAAAATCTTTCAGTAATTTAAAGCCTACCTTGTCTTCCAGTTATGAGCCAAGTGTGCCATCTTTCCCCGAACACCGAAATCTTACTAGAACTAGTACAGCTCCTTCTATAGCAAGCTCAACTTATGATAATCAGGTCTGTCAAATTTTATCTTGTCTGTCATGTTTTCTTCACCCATTTTCTTGATATCTAGAATCAAACGAATCATGCTTATCATACAATGTAATATCAGTTTCATAGTGGGCGCAACTTTTAGCctgaaagaaaatgacattttcCTGCAAGTGAATATCAGTTTCGTGTGTCGTATGTTCGCATGTGTGATTGTCACGATccattctttatttcttcctgtctctcctttttgtttttagatttttattggGATCTTTCCTAATTGATGACATAGGCAAAAAGTGTTCATCAAAGtagtattttttgaaaaatgaatgaaaaaactAGTTTTCTATGAAGTTTAACGAGACTAGCTTTCTACTGATCTTGAACAGCTCTGCCCCATTTGCCTCAGCAATCCAAAGGACATGGCTTTTGGCTGTGGACACCAGGTGAGATTAATGTTGTTTCTCTCTCAACTTTTGTTTGACATATTACGGAACAGAACATGAATCAATAATCCTGAACTGAATTTGGTTTTGAAtgatgaatgttttgttcattaCAGACGTGTTGTGAATGTGGACAAGACCTCCAGACATGTCCCATATGTAGGAGCGCCATTCACACCAGGATAAAGCTTTACTGAGGCGTCTTGGTTTCCTGCTTTGTTGAAATTCTTTGTAATCTATTCCTTAATTTATCCGAAATCATGTCCAATCTCTGAATGCATTGGTTCATATGAGATGTTTGGGTTATGTTCTTCATATACACTATCTATCCGAGTTGGGCATTGATTTGTGTagttaagaaaaatgaagaacttcCCAAGTTCCTAATTTCGTATATGCATTGCAATCTCGGTTTAAGATTATATTCTTTGAAAAAATTGGGTCCAGTTAGTTTCCAATATGAGAATGTATAGGTTATACATTAAGGACTCCTCGTCCTCGTCTTCTACCTATGTCAATCTTCATTCTCGTGAAGTTTTCTATTTACGTTTGTGTGGGTTAGGGTGAGAATTTTGTACTAGAATTTTGTTGACCgggaaaatttttaatttctaaaaatttaaagtttaatataCAACGTagttaaactaatttttaaaaaatttaattttttttatatacttaaACAAATGAAGATGTTTATTAGAAGAGATCTTTATGTTATCTCTTCGTACCTCATGTAAAtggatatgttttttttttaacctcaAATTGGTGAGAGGTCTAGTACAATAGGTAATAGAGGTCTCCCAAGGCCAAATCAATCAAATCGAGATTCAGAATTTCCCTAGAATTGGTAAGGCAGAATGTGAGATAACAATTACCAATGTAGCGGTTACCAATGAGGCTGTATCTATTAATATCTTCTAGGTAGCGGTTACCAATGAGGCTGTATCTATTAATATCTTCTAGGTAGGGTTACCAATGAGGCTGTATCTATTAATATCTTCTAGTTCGTCGTGATATTAATTGAAgtgttcataaattaaatgtacATCTTCTATCTtctgaattaaattaaaattgatatatatgttttggtaaaacatttatttattttttctttttccaaatatGCAATTTAGAATATTAGGAAAAATGATTGATAACCAGtaactttgatttttttccttagaataaaataaaatattgtgaaTTTAAGAGAATTATtaataaagttaaatattatgaatttaagttagcattataaataaaattaaatactttgaATTAAGTTTGTGATAAGTGTTGCAATTAGGGGCCCTCTGGCATGGCGAAAATACGATGAACATTCAACAGTGAGAATTAAGTACGTACTGTACACGCGAATCCATTCAATCTCTTCGGCATCCCAACGATAGCGAAATCTCATGCCTCTcacccttcttcttcacgCCTTTTCCTTTCTCTGATTCTGAATCTTCACTCTGTTTCCCCTGATTCATCTCTTTCGCCCTGTACCTCTAGTAATGAAGCACAAGACCCACTCCCTTTCCCCCACTCGCCGACTTAAGCTCCTTCTACTCTGCCTCATCCTTCTTCTCGCCCTCCTCTGTCTCTATTATGGATCCTCTCTCGCACCCAGTTCGCGTAGATCTGATGCCGAGGATTCCTTCGGCTCTGATCCGGTTCTTGGTGCGGTCGGTGTCAGTCGCGATGTGGGTCACTTGCATGAACTTCCGGAGCTCAATCTCGAGGTCCCTGGGAGCATTCCTGTAAGCATCACTTCCTTGAATTCTTGTTTTTGCAATTTTGGTGAAGTGGAACCCTGGAAATGTGCTTCGGTTCTTGAATCGGTTTTCTTGTTGTGCTTTGTTTTGAGCTGAAATGTTTGCTTCTTTATGCCCTTTCAGATCTGTGATGAACGGTATTCAGAGTTGATACCTTGTTTGGATAGAAACCTTATTTACCAATTGAAATTGAAGCTCAATTTGAGTTTGATGGAGCACTATGAGCGGCATTGCCCCCCTCCTGAACGCCGCTATAATTGTCTCATTCCTCCTCCTACTGGTTACAAGGTTGGTTATTTGTAGTAATGTAAACAATAGCTACTTATAGAATAGTTTGATTCCAACGTAATTATAATTAGAGTTTCAGATCCCAATAAGATGGCCAGCGAGTAGGGATGAAGTGTGGAAGGCAAACATACCGCATACACACCTTGCACAAGAAAAATCAGACCAGAACTGGATGGTTGTGAATGGGGATAAGATCAATTTTCCTGGAGGTGGCACTCATTTTCACTATGGAGCTGATAAGTATATCATTGCACTTGCGAAGGCGagttactttttttctttccattgtcAATCCTTGATGTGTTGTAGAGTAAAtattaatctcaaatttgagTAATTTGACAACTTCCCAAGTGGCAGAATTTGCTTctatgttcatttttttttttctgcaaATGAATGGATAATGtgtggtaacccaacccacgGGCATGAGATTCATTTCTCTTTGTAAAATGCTTACTATTCTTCTTATGCGTGTAGATGCTTAAGTTCCCTGGTGATAAGCTCCACAATGGTGGAAATTTACGGAATGTCCTAGATGTGGGCTGTGGGGTTGCAAGTTTTGGAGCATATCTTCTTTCACACGATATTATTGCTATGTCTCTGGCTCCTAATGATGTGCACGAGAATCAAATACAATTTGCACTTGAGAGGGGTATTCCATCAGCTCTTGGTGTTTTGGGAACAAAAAGACTCCCCTATCCTAGTAGATCATTTGAGTTGGTTCATTGTTCTCGATGTCGAATTGATTGGCTACAGAGAGATGGAATCCTCTTATTAGAACTTGACAGGTTATTGAGACCTGGAGGTTATTTTGCTTACTCCTCCCCTGAAGCTTATGCACATGATCCAGAAAATAGAAGGATCGGAATTGCTATGAATGACCTCCTGAGGAGGATGTGCTGGAAAGTTGTTGCTAAAAAGGATCAAACTGTTGTATGGGCTAAGCCAGTGTCTAACAGCTGTTATTTGAAAAGGGCTCCTGGGACTCTTCCACCTTTGTGTGATTTGGAAGATGATCCAGATTTGACTTGGAACGTGTCAATGAAAGCATGCATTTCCCGATACTCTAAAAGTGAGTGTAAATATGCTTTTCAGCCACATTCCCTCTACTCTTACTTACTGTTACGAATTTTCTACTTAACTGATCCTCACAGTTTTAGGtggtttcattcttttttctttttcttaaggTTTTGTAAAAATGTTCTGATTTATACATACACAAGAATATGACTGTCATTAAGCAATGGAGTTGCATATTTCAACAGAGTCTTCCTTGACTTTCTATCAACTATATCTGTGTATGCttatttcactttcttttcGTAAGCATATGGCTTTTTTGTGTATATCTCGATGTTCATTTATATTCTTCTCTTTGAACATATCACTGGAACAGAAATGCACAGGCTAAAAGGAAGTGGACTAATTCCTTGGCCACGTAGACTTACTTCAGCTCCTCCCCGTCTTGAAGATGTTGGTGTCAGTGCAGAAGAATTCAAAGACGACAgtgtaagtttttttaaaggtGCCAATGTCGTCCATTGTTTTTAAACATTAGCAGCAACAAATGCTATTCTATTATTTACTGTTTCTTATGACATTCTAGAAGCCTAAGGGGAATATTCAATTTATGCAGAATGTTTGGCAACTTAGAGTGGCAGAATATTGGAAAGAAATGAGAGTTGTTTTACAGAGGAACTCCATCAGAAATGTAATGGATATGAATTCCAATCTTGGGGGGTTTGCTGCTGCACTAGTTAATGAAGCTGTCTGGGTGATGAATGTTGCTCCTGTCAATTCATCTGCAAAATTAAAGATTGTTTATGATAGAGGCTTGTTGGGAACTGTTCATGATTGGTATGCACTTTACCTGGTCACTCCTAGCTTGAATTTGGACCTAAATCTGCTACATTATCTTCTTGCCATTCCTTTTTCTCGACACCGAATTGGTTTTTGGTTATTCAATTTacttatgttattttattactttttttttatcgattaTTTAATACAATGGCTTCTTTCATTGCATCTTGCTGTCTTATTTTCATTGATTCTATCTTATCATACTATGAATCTGAATTATTTGTCTATCCTGAAAATTGTTGGATTGTTCTTTTACTGAAACATTTAGTGAAGAATGCAGCAACATTAAGGCAAATATGATGCATGCCACACCAATCTTctagtttaatattttttttctaacaatggaaaattgatgaatgaaataagGGAACTTCTAGGTTAGCATAAATAGCTTGATAAAGCTggatgtatatatgtatgatTTTCTAAGTACCATTGATCTTAAAAAGGTCTGCAGTCATCTGGCTTTGTATTTTAGTAATTGAAAAATTGCATGTGCGTGTAATCTTGACATAAAGTCTGTAGTTATCTGGCCTTACATTTTAATGTGTGAAGTTGTAATCACTTATCATTCAACTTCGCATAGAACCGTTTCTTCGACGTCTATATTTTCAACCTTATCAAGATTCTTCATCCGCTCAtatttgagtaattttttttctttcttttgttttataatcTCATTCTTTGGAGGCTTCAAATGTGGTGTCTTAATTTTAATCCCTAACTAATAGAAATCTACTTGTTTCTTAGCTGCATCTTGTATGCACTTGGTTACTTGGATTAGTCTACCGATCaacatgcattttttttactttgagTTATGGATCAAATTGACTATGTTATTCATAGAAACCAGAGAATACCAGGCAGTAGATGGACGTAATACTTCGAAACATATTATTTGCTACCTTTGCTGTCTGTGTTCCTTATTCAGATTCCTTTCTTTTACAGGTGTGAAGCATTTTCCACATATCCTCGCACCTATGATCTTCTTCATGCATGGGCTGTATTTTCGGAAATTAGTGCTCGTGGCTGCAGTATGGAGGATCTAATAATCGAAATGGATCGGATTCTAAGGCCAGATGGATTTATCATTATACGAGATGTTCCTTCTGTCATAAACTATATACGGAAGTATGTTACAGCCTTAAGATGGGATGAATGGTTATCAGAAGTGGAACCTAGGATTGATGCTCTTTCCAAAGTAGAAGAAAGAGTTCTAATTGCAAGAAAGAAGCTGTGGGGGAAGGAATTAGCAACAGTTTGATTTTGCTGCACTTTTCAGGTAgatatatatgcatatattttCCCCCTTTTCTGCAGCTTGTCACTACGCAAACTCGAACTCTCGTTTTTAGCTTATTGGCTTCTGCAGGGGCTTTTATCTTATAGGGCACACTCACTTAAAACAATGCTCCTCTTTCTTTAGATTTGAAGTTAAAAAGAAGATTAATGACAGATGAATACCCAAATGAAGGAGAACAATTGTAGTAAAACAGGCTTAGAGATTGCTGTACTTCAATTCTAGTATGTCTTAAGAAACACTTCCcataacggcccaagtccaccgctagcagatattatgcTCTTTAacctttccttttcgggcttcctctcaaggattttaaaacgtgtagggagaggttttcacactcttgtaaagaatgcttcgttctccttcccaaccaatgagggatctcacacttcCGTCTTCAATCAAGCAGACTGTTAGCTTGTGTTCTGCCTGCTTCTTTTATCCAATAAGGTGTGACGACAAAAATCATATGGTTATATCAGAATACAATTGCCAGAAAGGATGAGATCCCATTGAGAGACTcccaaagaagaaatttgatggaaactttctttatttagatAAGAGAAGCTCCCATTGAGAGAATCCCAAGGAAGCACTTCAACTTGAAACCTTGAATCTCtccttttcatcttcattaGTAGGATCGTTTTTGGTCACTGGtagattatgaatttatacTTCAAGGCTGTTTCTGTTCTCTGTAAAATGCCATTTTTGTCTACCCTTGTAGGAAAACCAAGtattacataatttattaGCCCTCAGCTCcgagttgaaaatgaagattggAGAGCAGCTTGGATCCACAGATATATTTGCAGTGGCCATTTTCCCAATGACTTCCCCAGTAATTGTTGCTGAAgacgatgaagaagatgaatatGGAATGATACAAGTAAGTACTCCACGAAAATAGTCATTTTGCAGAATGCACCAGATTGAGGCAATACCATGACAATAGTCATTTTTGGCTTAGTTGCATACAAGaagattttccctttttttttttaacaaataattttaggTCGGAGTCGACCGATagctattttattttcattgttaATGAGTAACCACGTCTTTATTTTGTCATTTACATTTCTTTTATCTGAACactaatatttttagaatattatgGATTGAGTTACATTCATGTTAGGCTATAAGGTGGTcgatatacatatataaagaAATGTAGGGATTCTACATAGCTCCTAAGTTAGCAAATTGATTGGCAGAAGCTTGtagttcattaaaaaaaaaaaagggcaaaAGAGTGGAGCACCAACTAAGAAGTCAATTGCCAAAATTTTGGTTGAACTATAGATTTAATTCATGAGTTTGAATGGTTATCTATTCAGTCTTCAAGCTTTAATTCCCTCTTTTTAAGTCTTACAATCTTGAAAAgttcttaattaaaattgttgaaatGTTATTTCATGCATTTAATGTCATTAATATGGTTGactaaatgtttttaatttaattgttttgagTCTAATGGTGAAGAATATTTTTCACATTGGCTAACACAATATATGCtgcataaaattataatactaTCCATCCAAACATATTTTAGCGAACTAATATGATACAATGTCACTCTATGTGTACACGCATTATAtacatttattcaaattatgtCGAATGAAGAATTCTACATCTTCTTTCATGCAAACATCGTTTACTACGTTTACCTCCACTTACAAGAGACTTATAACTTGATCGCAGATTTGGGCTCGTAACAAAATACATCAATGATCATCTAAAACATCTacaatctaaaattttgatcaaaataaaagagcttttcaagaatataaaaataattttttttggtctcACATGTTTATATCTATGTGATACTTTCAATTTTCGTATAACAATGGACTTCAAATTTGtaaccatttaaatttttgttacgaattaataattaataaaccaACGCAATCAATTTATAAGTTATAaagtcaaaattattaaatagtaaaaatatatgtaatagtcaaatgtaattaaaaaaaagttgggacgaaattaaattattacaaattggCATTAAATTTTTTGCCTAAGTTGTTATAACCAAAGTTGgcctaaattcaaaattcccACTGTTTCTTCGATTTCTTCGGAGATCAACAaccatttctcttctttcaccGTTCTTTTCATTTGCGTCGCTGGCTGTGCATTTCTGACCGCTGTTCACATTTTTCAATCAGATCGGTGGTTTTCCACCTGTTCGTAGACGTAGATCGGCCGTTTGGAAGTATTTCTCGTTCCAGGTTTTCCTTTCACAGAATTATTTCGCTCTACTTTCGTTTTGCACCAACTGATTTCGCCCatgttttctaatttctaactATGGAGTTTGTCAATTCCTGGTTTTCTTGATGGGACGACCCGAAATTTGTTCCCTGCCgtgatttatttttccttagAATCAGTATTAATGGCATCATTAGTGTTTTTGCCTGTCTTCAAATATTGAGTTTAAATGTGGAGGGCTGTTTCTTCGAGCTGTCTTTTCCAGTTTGGTTGTTAATCTTAGTTATTGCAATGTTGGCGGTTCAAGTGAATTTATAGTGGCTACAAAATTAAGCATGTGAATTGTAGACCAGGGCGACGTCCGGCAATTGTGACCGCGTTTGATGCTTGCCGTATACGTTGTGGTGTAGCCACGACTTTTCTGAAACTCTAGTGTAGACAAGTTGCGAactctttgtttaattattcaaCTTTTTGCTTAAGAGGTTGGTTTCTCTCTTTGTTCATCTTTTCAGGCGTGGTTTGACATCAGATTCAAGCTTGGCGTTCTGGAAACTGTAAATTGATTACTCAATGTCATTCCTAGTTCCTACACTGATAGATTTCAGAGACATACTTTTTAAACTTGAAACTTGAACGTTTTGGACAGTATGGTGAACCCTACACGCAGGTTAAATCATAATCAACCTCTGATTGTCTTATTAGATTATGTGGGCTTTTGCTTCCTGTAGCCATTGATTGtttgcaattttttattttttttca
This genomic window from Cucurbita pepo subsp. pepo cultivar mu-cu-16 chromosome LG01, ASM280686v2, whole genome shotgun sequence contains:
- the LOC111804693 gene encoding probable methyltransferase PMT9, which produces MKHKTHSLSPTRRLKLLLLCLILLLALLCLYYGSSLAPSSRRSDAEDSFGSDPVLGAVGVSRDVGHLHELPELNLEVPGSIPICDERYSELIPCLDRNLIYQLKLKLNLSLMEHYERHCPPPERRYNCLIPPPTGYKIPIRWPASRDEVWKANIPHTHLAQEKSDQNWMVVNGDKINFPGGGTHFHYGADKYIIALAKMLKFPGDKLHNGGNLRNVLDVGCGVASFGAYLLSHDIIAMSLAPNDVHENQIQFALERGIPSALGVLGTKRLPYPSRSFELVHCSRCRIDWLQRDGILLLELDRLLRPGGYFAYSSPEAYAHDPENRRIGIAMNDLLRRMCWKVVAKKDQTVVWAKPVSNSCYLKRAPGTLPPLCDLEDDPDLTWNVSMKACISRYSKKMHRLKGSGLIPWPRRLTSAPPRLEDVGVSAEEFKDDSNVWQLRVAEYWKEMRVVLQRNSIRNVMDMNSNLGGFAAALVNEAVWVMNVAPVNSSAKLKIVYDRGLLGTVHDWCEAFSTYPRTYDLLHAWAVFSEISARGCSMEDLIIEMDRILRPDGFIIIRDVPSVINYIRKYVTALRWDEWLSEVEPRIDALSKVEERVLIARKKLWGKELATV
- the LOC111779754 gene encoding E3 ubiquitin-protein ligase RGLG2-like; translation: MGAKSSREASFYRSTPSSSSSSWDRGGYSHSSYGHETPSHRPQQSYSQSSYGHETPSYMPQPTYPSQQYYTSPPQEAYGNVDNGRRLDRRYSMIADDYHSLEEVTQALRVAGLESSNLIVGIDFTKSNEWTGARSFNRRSLHHIGDHPNPYQQAISIIGKTLAAFDDDSLIPCFGFGDVSTHDQEVFSFFPDEEKVCNGFEEVLSRYQEIAPHLRLAGPTSFAPVIEMAMTIVEQSGGQYHVLLIIADGQVTRSVDTERGTLSPQEQKTVDAIVEASKFPLSIVLVGVGDGPWDMMREFDDNIPSRAFDNFQFVNFSEIMSKNIPTSRKETEFALAALMEIPSQYKATMELGVLGDHKSVSPQRVALPPPVYGAAASFGSSKSFSNLKPTLSSSYEPSVPSFPEHRNLTRTSTAPSIASSTYDNQLCPICLSNPKDMAFGCGHQTCCECGQDLQTCPICRSAIHTRIKLY